One window of Canis lupus baileyi chromosome Y unlocalized genomic scaffold, mCanLup2.hap1 SUPER_Y_unloc_10, whole genome shotgun sequence genomic DNA carries:
- the LOC140629709 gene encoding sex-determining region Y protein, producing MFRALNCDDHGAAVQQNAFGFPRKSSDRWTDNSTSNYRCESGGNGRDSGRNRVRRPMNAFLVWSRDQRRKMALENPQMQNSEISKQLGYQWKMLTEAEKWPFFEEAQRLQAMHREKYPDYKYRPRRKATAQKSHKLLPAASSSMLCKQVHVDERFYPFTYTDSCSRAAHTRMEDQLSCSQPMSTARSLLQQEYHSSSASLRDSPETLAAQMSADASFYSK from the coding sequence ATGTTCAGGGCATTGAACTGCGATGATCACGGTGCAGCGGTACAACAAAATGCCTTCGGCTTTCCGAGAAAGTCTTCCGACCGTTGGACGGACAATTCAACCTCGAATTATCGGTGTGAAAGCGGAGGAAACGGTAGAGACAGCGGCCGCAATCGCGTCAGACGACCCATGAACGCATTCTTGGTGTGGTCTCGCGATCAAAGGCGCAAGATGGCTCTAGAGAATCCCCAAATGCAAAACTCAGAGATCAGCAAGCAGCTGGGGTACCAGTGGAAAATGCTTACAGAAGCCGAAAAATGGCCATTCTTCGAGGAGGCGCAGAGACTACAGGCCATGCACCGAGAGAAATACCCGGACTATAAATACCGACCTCGTCGGAAGGCCACGGCACAGAAAAGTCACAAATTGCTACCTGCAGCCTCCTCCTCCATGCTATGCAAGCAGGTGCACGTAGATGAGAGGTTCTACCCCTTCACCTACACGGACAGCTGTAGTAGGGCTGCACACACACGAATGGAGGACCAGTTAAGCTGCTCACAACCCATGAGCACAGCCAGGTCGCTGCTGCAACAGGAGTACCACAGCAGCTCCGCAAGCCTCCGTGACAGTCCGGAAACCTTGGCCGCACAGATGTCCGCTGACGCTTCTTTTTACTCTAAGTAA